The DNA segment CCAGAAGTAGAAGGCACGCTGGGTCAATATGATGAAACTGGTGTGGGCATGTATCTGATCGAAGATGCCTCACAGGTAGATTCACTACCGATTCAGCAGCCGGAAAATGTCAGTTTTGTCACGCAAACCACATTGAGTGTCGATGAAACCCGCGATGTGATTGATGCCCTGCGTGAAAACTTTCCTGCGATACAAGGTCCTCGCAAAGATGACATCTGTTATGCCACGCAAAATCGTCAAGATGCCGTTCGTGCGTTAGCGCCACAAGTTGATGTACTGCTGGTGGTGGGTTCTAAAAACTCATCCAACTCGAACCGGTTACGTGAATTAGCTGAACGTCTGGGTACCAAAGCCTATTTACTCGATGATGCCTCACAGTTACAAGAAGAGTGGTTTAGTAATGCCACAAGCGTTGGTGTAACTGCCGGTGCTTCGGCGCCAGAAGTGTTAGTTCAGAGCGTTATTGATCGCCTTTATCAGTTAGGCGGCAGCAATTTAGAACAGATGGATGGCGTGTTAGAAGACACTGTGTTTGAAGTGCCAGTTGAGTTGCGATAAAAATCATTAAATACACACGTTCGTTTTATCGTTCAGCTCATAATTTCACCATTTAATAGTTGCGAGTTATTTTTTTATATTGCAGCATGCTCGATTGAGAATGTTTACTCGTTTTCATTGGCTATGATGGCTGTTTAACTTTACTGGTTACTACTATAACGAGTTTGTTTTTCGCTATCAAAACAGCATTGTCAAGTTTTTAGACAATGGAAATAAAGAGAAATAAAAATGTATTACCAACCACTCATGATTAAACCTTCATCTGCGGAAGAGGGATTCACCTTAATTGAGGTTATGGTGACGATTTCAATGGTATTGATCCTGGCTGCCATTGCAGTGCCTGGTATTTCATCTTTAGTGCAGAGTAAT comes from the uncultured Tolumonas sp. genome and includes:
- the ispH gene encoding 4-hydroxy-3-methylbut-2-enyl diphosphate reductase, whose protein sequence is MKILLANPRGFCAGVDRAITIVKNALHKFGAPIYVRHEVVHNKYVVDELKSMGAIFVDELDEIPDGNTVIFSAHGVSKAVREEAKKRGLQVFDATCPLVSKVHMEVHRASRKGQEVVLIGHKGHPEVEGTLGQYDETGVGMYLIEDASQVDSLPIQQPENVSFVTQTTLSVDETRDVIDALRENFPAIQGPRKDDICYATQNRQDAVRALAPQVDVLLVVGSKNSSNSNRLRELAERLGTKAYLLDDASQLQEEWFSNATSVGVTAGASAPEVLVQSVIDRLYQLGGSNLEQMDGVLEDTVFEVPVELR